The window TATCATTACGGTCAGCGACAGCGAGATCCGTCTCTTCCCGACCATGCTTGTTTACACTACCAGAAAAGACACATACAGGATCGACTTCGCGCGAGTGATGCATCTCAAGCATGGCAAAAACAGCAACCTGATTTTCACCAAGCTTAACAATAACGCCAAAGAGGAAAAATGGGTTGAAATAAAAAACTACAATGGTTATAAAGACTCCGATCAGTTGATTGGATTTCTACAATACCTGTTAAAAGATAAGTATGTTTCCAAATCGGTAGGTCTAAATGTCGAAAAAGAAGGAAAAAAGGTCGATCTCGGGCCAAAAAATAGAAAGTCTCTACTCCAGAGACTCATTAAATAATTTCGATCCGGAAGACAAACTTGGTCAACCGGGGAAATACCCGTTCACCCGCGGTGTCTACCCGGATATGTACCGGTCGCGTTTCTGGACTATGCGCCAGTACGCAGGTTTCGGGACAGCCTCCGAATCGAACCAGCGTTATCGATACCTGTTAGACGCAGGCCAAACCGGCCTTTCGGTGGCATTCGATCTGCCGACCCAGATCGGCTATGATTCCGACCACCAGATGGCCGAAGGCGAAGTTGGTAAAACCGGGGTGGCGATCGATTCGCTGGCTGATTTCGAAATCCTCTTCGACCAGATTCCGCTCGATAAAGTCTCGACTTCGATGACTATAAACGCCACCGCCACCACGCTTCTGGCGATGTATATCGCGGTTGCCAAAAAGCAGGGTGTTGCCCCGGAAAAAATCACCGGCACCGTGCAAAACGACATACTCAAGGAATATATCGCCCGGGGAACATACATTTATCCGCCGGCTCCTTCGATGAGGCTGATTGCTGATTTGTTCGAATACGCCAAAGACAATTTACCGCGATATAATACGATTTCGATCTCCGGCTACCATATCCGTGAAGCTGGATGTACCGCGATTCAGGAGGTGGCATTTACCCTTGCCAACGCTGTCGCCTATGTCGAATTCGCTCTGGACCGCGGTCTCAAAATCGATGATTTCGCGCCGAGGCTGTCGTTCTTCTTCAATGCCCACCAGGATTTCTTTGAGGAGATCGCCAAATTTAGGGCGGCACGTCGCTTGTGGGGCAGGATCGTCAAGGAACGTTTCAAGGCTCAAAACGAGAAGTCAATGAAACTACGTTTTCATACTCAGACCGCCGGATCATCACTGACCGCCCAGCAACCGGAAAATAACGTTATCCGCACTACATTAGAAGCTCTTGCGGCGGTTTTAGGTGGCACCCAGTCACTGCATACAAATTCGCAGGACGAAGCCCTGGGCCTTCCGACCGAACAGACAGCCCAGACCGCCCTGCGGATTCAGCAGATAATCGCCCATGAGTCCGGGGTAACCAACACGGTCGATCCTATCGCCGGATCGTATTTCGTGGAAACCCTGACCAACAAGATCGAGGATGAAGCAGAAAAATATATACACAAGGTCGATGAGATGGGGGGCGCGCTCAAGGCGGTTGAAAAAGGTTTCTACCAACAGGAGATCCAGAAATCGGCGTATGCTTACCAGAAAGCGGTTGAAAACGAAGAGCGGATCGTGGTCGGAGTCAATAAGTATTCCTCCGAAAAGGAGTTGCCCCAGAATATCCTGAAAGTCGATCCGAAGCTGGCCGATTCACAGATCGCGCGAACAAATAAGATCAAGCAGGAGCGTGATTCGGAGAAAGCCGGGAGTATGTTGAAAAAACTGAATGAGAAAGCTTCCACCGATGAGAACCTGATGCCTCATATCCTTGAATGTGTCGAGGCCTATTGTACCGTGGGCGAAATCTCCGATGCACTGCGCAAAGCCTGGGGCGAATACAGGGAGCAGGTTATATTATGAAGATACTCAAAAAACTGGCTCATATCGGGCTGGCGGTCGAATCGATCGACGACAAGCTCAAGCTCTATCATGATGTCATGGGGCTTGAAACCGGCGAGCGGACCGAAGTGCCCGATCAGGGTGTCGAGGTATGTTTTCTGGAGCTGGACAATACTAAGCTGGAGCTTCTTCAGCCCCTCGATGATTCCGCTAACCTGAACAAGTTTTTACAGAAAAAGGGCGAGGGGATTCATCATCTCTGTTTCGAGGTCGAGGATATCGAGTCCGCCCTGGCGCGCCTTTCGGAAGTCGGTATCCAGTTGATCGACAAGAAGCCGAGAGTCGGTGCCTGTGGCGAGTTGATCGCCTTCCTCCATCCCAAATCCACCGGCGGAGTTCTGATCGAGCTGGAACAGCATAAATAAGGACTTCTGCGCATCGGGATACCTTATTCTTTAGATTGGGAAACTTTGTACTTTGTAACCCCCGCAACGGGTGGGAATCAGAAGATTAGCATTGATCAGGTCAGGCGTTCTGCACGCCTGATGATGTCAGGCTGGCAAGCAATAAAATCCCAAGCTAAAGCTTTAGGAACCCGTTATCTCTATCATACCCATAAATTCAATTGTGTATTAACGCCGCCATTTGAAATCAGCTACACCTGCGGGGTTTCGACATATTCGCCGTAGACTTCGCGGAAGACATCGCAAATCTCCCCCATGGTGGTATAAGCCTTGACCGCTTCGATGATGGCCGGCATGGTGTTTCCCGTCTCGGTTTGGGCGATTTTGCGCAGATCCTCGAGACAGCGCTTGACTTTGTCATTGTCGCGTTTGGCCTTGACCTCGTTGAGGCGGTTGATCTGATCCTCGGCCACACTTTCATCGATACGCAGAACCTCGATCTCGAGTTCCTGATCCTCCATGATA of the Candidatus Zixiibacteriota bacterium genome contains:
- a CDS encoding methylmalonyl-CoA mutase, which encodes MSKKKEKRSISGQKIESLYSRDSLNNFDPEDKLGQPGKYPFTRGVYPDMYRSRFWTMRQYAGFGTASESNQRYRYLLDAGQTGLSVAFDLPTQIGYDSDHQMAEGEVGKTGVAIDSLADFEILFDQIPLDKVSTSMTINATATTLLAMYIAVAKKQGVAPEKITGTVQNDILKEYIARGTYIYPPAPSMRLIADLFEYAKDNLPRYNTISISGYHIREAGCTAIQEVAFTLANAVAYVEFALDRGLKIDDFAPRLSFFFNAHQDFFEEIAKFRAARRLWGRIVKERFKAQNEKSMKLRFHTQTAGSSLTAQQPENNVIRTTLEALAAVLGGTQSLHTNSQDEALGLPTEQTAQTALRIQQIIAHESGVTNTVDPIAGSYFVETLTNKIEDEAEKYIHKVDEMGGALKAVEKGFYQQEIQKSAYAYQKAVENEERIVVGVNKYSSEKELPQNILKVDPKLADSQIARTNKIKQERDSEKAGSMLKKLNEKASTDENLMPHILECVEAYCTVGEISDALRKAWGEYREQVIL
- the mce gene encoding methylmalonyl-CoA epimerase encodes the protein MKILKKLAHIGLAVESIDDKLKLYHDVMGLETGERTEVPDQGVEVCFLELDNTKLELLQPLDDSANLNKFLQKKGEGIHHLCFEVEDIESALARLSEVGIQLIDKKPRVGACGELIAFLHPKSTGGVLIELEQHK